The proteins below are encoded in one region of Campylobacter rectus:
- a CDS encoding efflux RND transporter periplasmic adaptor subunit has translation MRNFKTLSVLLLTSLLFTACFDEKDKKSAAAGQQRQMPPSKVDVFVAKKSNVPISFDYTATLTSQQDVIIYPKVSGTIIKQFFKPGDSVKAGDKLFLIDPEKYQAGYDALEAAIGVANANLKNAQTEFNRISNLYKKNAVSQKDYDAAVSALEIANANLLSARANAKNAKIDLSYTSITAPFDGVLGDNLADVGSLVVANSTQLVRLTKINPIEAHFYISDVDNLNRVKMQESSLWVQTNSGAVLKVGSEEFNGKVNFIDNVVNTNMGSVLAKAEFNNDEGKLLPGMFGHIKMDGFYQKDGFKIPQVALQQTDVKTYVLVVSEGKVASKDVKITYQTKDAAVVSEGLNEGDKIIMNNFLKIGVGAPVEIDKDLTESFGKSPDLTPRTEQAKKAN, from the coding sequence ATGAGAAATTTTAAAACTCTCTCGGTTTTATTATTGACATCGCTTCTTTTTACGGCTTGCTTTGACGAAAAAGACAAAAAAAGCGCAGCAGCGGGACAACAACGGCAAATGCCGCCGTCAAAAGTCGATGTATTCGTAGCTAAAAAATCAAACGTGCCGATCAGCTTTGACTACACCGCGACTCTAACGAGCCAACAAGACGTGATCATCTATCCTAAAGTAAGCGGCACGATAATCAAACAATTTTTTAAGCCGGGCGACAGCGTAAAAGCGGGCGACAAACTGTTTTTGATAGACCCCGAAAAATACCAAGCCGGCTACGACGCGCTTGAGGCCGCCATCGGCGTAGCAAACGCAAATTTAAAAAACGCTCAAACCGAATTTAACAGAATCTCGAATTTATACAAGAAAAACGCCGTTTCGCAAAAAGACTACGATGCAGCCGTTTCTGCGCTCGAGATCGCAAACGCGAATTTACTAAGCGCCAGAGCAAACGCTAAAAACGCCAAAATAGACCTTAGCTACACGAGCATAACCGCGCCTTTTGACGGCGTTTTGGGCGATAATCTCGCGGATGTGGGCTCGCTAGTCGTCGCAAACTCGACCCAGCTAGTGCGCCTAACCAAAATCAACCCGATCGAGGCGCACTTTTATATCTCGGACGTCGATAACCTAAACCGCGTCAAAATGCAAGAAAGCAGCCTCTGGGTGCAGACGAACTCTGGCGCCGTGCTAAAAGTCGGCTCCGAAGAATTTAACGGCAAGGTAAATTTCATCGATAACGTCGTAAATACGAATATGGGCAGCGTGCTGGCTAAGGCCGAATTTAACAACGACGAGGGCAAACTACTGCCGGGTATGTTCGGCCACATAAAAATGGACGGATTTTATCAAAAAGACGGCTTTAAAATCCCTCAAGTAGCGCTCCAGCAAACCGACGTCAAGACCTACGTGCTAGTCGTATCCGAGGGCAAAGTAGCCTCTAAGGACGTAAAAATCACCTACCAAACAAAAGACGCCGCAGTCGTTAGCGAAGGGCTAAACGAGGGAGATAAGATCATAATGAATAACTTCTTAAAAATCGGCGTTGGTGCACCCGTCGAGATAGATAAAGATCTAACGGAAAGCTTCGGCAAGAGTCCGGATTTAACGCCTCGAACCGAGCAAGCCAAAAAGGCGAATTGA